The following proteins come from a genomic window of Candidatus Palauibacter australiensis:
- a CDS encoding amidohydrolase family protein, whose protein sequence is MCDSRNGSALAARPAPGARPARAGVLTLLGLALAAPGHAALPQEGDAAQAWDVTAPLGETREVDFTTDEGTWMSIDLDPGGRWLVFDLLGHIYRLPVEGGEAEVLTQNTGVAVNYHPSLSPDGSTIAFISDRGGQSNLWLMDADGSNPRPVFEDQGLRAWEPAWSPDGRFIVVRRTSTRRGGGGPAPGLWMYSRDGGEGVHLVGSDHSGAQWPSFSPDGGSLYFHFRAAPPGLGSGRLDMTQGHKQIRRLNLETGRVDEITSGVTVQQGQTSSGGAIAPEPSPDGRWLAFARRIPDGTISHEGHRFGPRTALWLRDLETGAERVLMDPIEVDMAEGMKVSRDLPGYTWASDSRSIVVSAGGKIRRVDLDGAVTTIPFTARVQRTISEMAGRPQMALGETFKVKFPRWTASSPDGSRLAFQAVGRVWIMDLPDGTPRRLTPDSFEPFEMAPAWSPDGRSIAFTSWADADQGHVWRVPADGGEPGRLTTRAGEYLNTAWSPDGRDIVVTRGSGATTHGRTVASNQFFDFVRVPAAGGDASLITKVARPYTGGRPLMPRRPVAQASFGPEGRLFYPEALGPDDGEPAGTEIASIRLDGSDRRVHFKLPDADEAAVSPDGAWLAFQEGDNVYRMPFPYGGTGSNIVRIAKRNGQLPVTQVSFEGGIHPRWRDANTLEFVSGPRYYTHDPNSGETVETPIGLELPRHIAGGSVAFTGARIITAEDDRVIANGDILVRDGRLACIGDCDTAGADRMIDASGTTIMPGLIDMHAHHHRDHVGVIPQRNWESAIYMAYGVTTTLDNSQWSSNVFPAAELIEAGAMIGPRTYSTGDPVYSGDGARQNEISSYELADQNVARLASWGAVMIKEYLQPRRDQRQWVTDAARVRGLRVTAEGGDIEYNMGMIMDGHTGWEHPLSYVPLYGDVAKFFGQSDAVYSPTFIVGGPSAWNEEYFYQTDDVWKDEKLRRWLPWRMLIPSTRRRMMRPETDYSFPLIARGLGDIIEEGGWGAIGSHGQLHGLGSHYEVWMAAAGTDEMTGIEIGTIHGAHFLGLEHETGSLAEGKLADFIVLNSNPLDDIRNTADIRLVVKDGIVYDADTLDEVWPDPKPFGEYYWVDEDALMSDDRPTDYWDRARGDSPGDRAADGAGGDPGAVIDETPSVLHRQFQR, encoded by the coding sequence ATGTGTGATTCCCGCAACGGTTCGGCTCTCGCCGCCCGACCCGCTCCCGGCGCCCGACCGGCCCGTGCCGGTGTCTTGACGCTGCTCGGTCTCGCGCTTGCCGCGCCCGGGCACGCCGCGCTCCCGCAGGAAGGTGACGCGGCCCAGGCGTGGGATGTGACCGCGCCCCTCGGCGAGACGCGGGAGGTCGATTTCACGACGGACGAAGGAACGTGGATGTCGATCGACCTGGATCCGGGCGGCCGGTGGCTCGTGTTCGACCTGCTCGGGCACATCTACCGGCTTCCCGTGGAGGGGGGCGAAGCGGAGGTCCTCACACAGAACACGGGCGTGGCCGTCAACTATCACCCGTCCCTGTCGCCGGACGGTTCGACGATCGCCTTCATCTCCGACCGCGGGGGGCAGAGCAACCTGTGGCTGATGGACGCGGACGGCTCGAACCCGCGTCCCGTATTCGAGGACCAGGGGCTGCGCGCGTGGGAGCCGGCGTGGAGTCCGGACGGGCGCTTCATCGTCGTACGGCGCACCTCGACGCGGCGCGGCGGGGGCGGCCCGGCGCCGGGGCTGTGGATGTACTCCCGGGACGGGGGCGAGGGCGTGCACCTCGTGGGCTCGGACCATTCCGGCGCCCAGTGGCCCTCGTTCTCGCCCGACGGAGGGTCGCTCTACTTCCATTTCCGGGCCGCGCCTCCCGGGCTGGGGTCCGGCCGGCTGGACATGACACAGGGGCACAAGCAGATCCGGCGCCTCAACCTCGAGACGGGGCGGGTGGACGAGATCACATCGGGCGTGACGGTGCAGCAGGGGCAGACTTCGAGCGGCGGGGCGATCGCGCCGGAGCCGTCTCCCGATGGGCGCTGGCTCGCCTTCGCGCGTCGCATCCCGGATGGGACGATCTCGCACGAGGGGCACCGCTTCGGCCCCCGCACCGCGCTCTGGCTGCGCGACCTGGAAACGGGGGCGGAGCGCGTCCTCATGGACCCGATCGAGGTGGACATGGCGGAGGGGATGAAGGTGTCCCGCGACCTGCCGGGGTACACCTGGGCCTCGGACTCGCGGTCCATCGTAGTCTCGGCGGGCGGAAAGATCCGCCGCGTCGATCTCGACGGCGCCGTGACGACGATCCCCTTCACCGCCCGCGTGCAACGCACGATCTCCGAGATGGCGGGGCGCCCGCAGATGGCGCTCGGCGAGACGTTCAAAGTGAAGTTCCCGCGCTGGACCGCCTCATCGCCGGACGGGAGCCGACTCGCCTTCCAGGCCGTGGGGCGGGTGTGGATCATGGATCTGCCGGACGGCACGCCGCGGCGGCTCACGCCGGACTCCTTCGAGCCGTTCGAGATGGCGCCCGCGTGGTCGCCGGACGGGCGCTCGATCGCATTCACGAGCTGGGCGGACGCCGACCAGGGGCACGTGTGGCGGGTGCCGGCGGACGGCGGCGAGCCCGGACGGCTCACGACGCGGGCGGGGGAATACCTCAACACCGCGTGGAGCCCGGACGGGCGGGACATCGTCGTCACGCGGGGATCGGGAGCCACGACCCACGGCCGCACGGTGGCGAGCAACCAGTTCTTCGACTTCGTGCGCGTGCCGGCCGCGGGCGGCGACGCCTCGCTGATCACCAAGGTGGCGCGTCCCTACACGGGCGGGCGTCCGCTCATGCCGCGGCGGCCCGTCGCGCAGGCGTCGTTCGGACCGGAGGGACGACTCTTCTATCCCGAGGCGCTGGGGCCCGACGACGGCGAGCCCGCGGGGACGGAGATCGCCTCCATCCGCCTCGACGGGAGCGACCGCCGGGTCCACTTCAAGCTGCCGGACGCGGACGAGGCGGCGGTGTCGCCGGACGGTGCGTGGCTCGCCTTCCAGGAGGGCGACAACGTGTACCGGATGCCTTTCCCGTACGGCGGGACCGGGTCGAACATCGTCCGCATCGCCAAGCGCAACGGTCAGCTCCCGGTGACGCAGGTCAGCTTCGAGGGCGGCATCCATCCGCGCTGGCGCGACGCGAACACGCTCGAGTTCGTGAGCGGCCCGCGCTACTACACGCACGACCCGAACAGCGGCGAGACAGTCGAGACGCCGATCGGCCTCGAGCTGCCGCGTCACATCGCCGGGGGGAGCGTCGCCTTCACGGGCGCCCGCATCATCACGGCCGAGGACGACCGGGTCATCGCGAACGGCGACATCCTCGTGCGGGACGGCCGCCTCGCCTGCATCGGCGACTGCGACACCGCAGGGGCGGACCGCATGATCGACGCCTCCGGCACGACGATCATGCCCGGCCTCATCGACATGCACGCGCACCATCACCGCGACCACGTCGGCGTGATCCCGCAGCGCAACTGGGAGTCCGCGATCTACATGGCGTACGGGGTCACGACGACGCTCGACAACTCGCAGTGGTCGTCGAACGTCTTTCCCGCGGCCGAACTCATCGAGGCGGGCGCCATGATCGGCCCGCGCACCTACAGCACAGGGGACCCCGTCTACTCCGGCGACGGGGCGCGCCAGAACGAGATTTCGAGCTACGAGTTGGCGGACCAGAACGTCGCGCGCCTCGCGTCGTGGGGCGCCGTGATGATCAAGGAATACCTGCAGCCGCGCCGCGACCAGCGGCAGTGGGTCACGGACGCGGCGCGGGTGCGCGGCCTGCGCGTGACCGCCGAGGGCGGCGACATCGAGTACAACATGGGCATGATCATGGACGGCCACACCGGCTGGGAGCACCCGCTCAGCTACGTGCCGCTGTACGGCGACGTCGCGAAGTTCTTCGGCCAGTCCGACGCCGTGTACTCCCCCACCTTCATTGTCGGCGGTCCGAGCGCCTGGAACGAGGAGTACTTCTACCAGACCGACGACGTGTGGAAGGACGAGAAGCTGCGCCGCTGGCTACCGTGGCGGATGCTCATCCCCTCCACCCGGCGCCGCATGATGCGCCCGGAGACGGACTACAGCTTTCCCCTCATCGCGCGCGGCCTCGGCGACATCATCGAGGAAGGCGGCTGGGGCGCGATCGGCTCGCACGGCCAGTTGCACGGCCTCGGCTCCCACTACGAGGTCTGGATGGCCGCGGCGGGGACCGACGAGATGACCGGGATCGAGATCGGGACGATCCACGGGGCCCACTTCCTGGGTCTCGAGCACGAGACGGGGTCGCTCGCCGAGGGCAAGCTGGCGGACTTCATCGTCCTCAACTCGAACCCGCTCGACGACATCCGGAACACGGCGGACATCCGGCTCGTGGTCAAGGACGGGATCGTGTACGACGCGGACACGCTCGACGAGGTGTGGCCCGACCCGAAACCGTTCGGCGAGTACTACTGGGTGGACGAGGATGCCCTCATGAGCGACGACCGCCCCACCGACTACTGGGACCGCGCGCGGGGGGACTCACCGGGCGATCGAGCGGCGGATGGCGCGGGCGGTGATCCCGGCGCGGTAATCGACGAGACGCCGTCCGTTCTCCACCGTCAGTTCCAGAGGTGA
- a CDS encoding creatininase family protein, which produces MASQAPPRTPSSRRARQLAACALFALAVGGGTPAVGQDLDAPRPIDRLDTVWIEEMTWMEVRDALAEGMTTAIIGTGGIEQNGPYLASGKHNFVLRATAEAIARELGNALVAPVIKLVPEGSIDPPSGHMRYHATISVRQETFEAMLTDVLGSLAAHGFENLVLIGDSGGNVSGMENVAAALNAAWADRPARVHFIPEYYTEDIYSCDYLKEELGIFQQPDECVATRNEYHDDYHYSSIMATVDPNTIRADQRRDAGLLSINGVDLSPLELTVENGRRLVDYRAGITARAIRRSIAR; this is translated from the coding sequence GTGGCAAGCCAAGCCCCGCCTCGCACGCCGTCCTCGCGCCGCGCCCGCCAACTCGCCGCGTGCGCGCTGTTCGCCCTCGCCGTCGGCGGCGGGACTCCGGCCGTCGGCCAGGACCTCGACGCTCCGCGCCCGATCGACCGGCTCGACACGGTGTGGATCGAGGAGATGACGTGGATGGAGGTGCGCGACGCGCTCGCGGAGGGGATGACGACGGCGATCATCGGCACCGGGGGCATCGAACAGAACGGCCCCTACCTGGCCAGTGGCAAGCACAACTTCGTGCTGCGGGCCACGGCGGAGGCGATCGCGCGCGAACTTGGGAACGCGCTCGTCGCTCCCGTCATCAAGCTCGTCCCCGAGGGGAGCATCGATCCGCCGTCCGGGCACATGCGCTACCATGCCACGATCAGCGTCCGGCAGGAGACGTTCGAGGCCATGCTCACGGATGTCCTGGGCAGCCTCGCCGCGCATGGGTTCGAGAATCTCGTCCTCATCGGGGACAGCGGAGGCAACGTGAGCGGGATGGAGAACGTGGCCGCCGCCCTCAACGCGGCCTGGGCGGACCGGCCGGCCCGCGTCCATTTCATCCCGGAATACTATACGGAAGACATCTACAGTTGCGACTATCTGAAGGAGGAACTGGGGATATTCCAGCAGCCGGACGAGTGCGTGGCGACCCGCAACGAGTACCACGACGACTATCACTATTCATCCATAATGGCCACCGTCGATCCGAACACGATCCGCGCGGATCAGCGGCGGGACGCCGGCCTCCTCTCGATCAACGGCGTCGACCTCTCACCTCTGGAACTGACGGTGGAGAACGGACGGCGTCTCGTCGATTACCGCGCCGGGATCACCGCCCGCGCCATCCGCCGCTCGATCGCCCGGTGA
- the ppsA gene encoding phosphoenolpyruvate synthase, translating to MSGYIAPFESVGLADLESVGGKNASLGEMISHLSAAGVDVPGGFAITARAYRDFLSGELGERIHASLDALDVEDLGALARAGRQIRGWVADTPLPPELAARIGTAYRELGAGGDGSAGSASDDDISVAVRSSATAEDLPEASFAGQQDTLLNVRGVDAVLRAVHHVYGSLFSDRAIAYRVHQGFAHRDVALSVGVQRMARADRGSSGVMFTLDTESGFRDVVFITSAYGLGETVVQGGVNPDEFYVYKPALRAGRHAILRRNLGGKAIKLVYAGSGAPAGDEAASVRTVDVPEEDRLRFSLTDDEVHELARQALLIEDHYGRPMDIEWARDGLDGALRILQARPETVQSRAGGVISRFTLKERGRVLTEGRSIGGRIGGGPARVIESASEIARFRRGDVLVTDMTDPDWEPMMKQSAAIVTNRGGRTCHAAIIARELGIPAVVGCGDATAQLAEAGDVTVSCAEGDAGYVYEGLLDFEEGEIRLGAMPEIPLKIMLNVGNPDRAFDFASIPNRGVGLARLEFIINRMIGVHPQALLDFDSLPDDLQDEIRFQHAGYADPVEFYVEKLTEGIATIAAAFAPEPVIVRLSDFKSNEYADLIGGRRYEPREENPMLGFRGASRYVSESFRPAFELECRALRRVRRRIGLDNVWVMVPFVRTVAEARAVVDLLAENGLARGEDGLQLIMMCELPSNALLADEFLEHFDGMSIGSNDMTQLTLGLDRDSGLIADIFDERDAAVKATLSMAIRACAKAGKYIGICGQGPSDHPDLARWLVEEGIESMSLNPDTAVETWMFLAGEEV from the coding sequence GTGTCCGGGTACATCGCGCCATTCGAGTCTGTCGGACTCGCCGATCTCGAATCCGTCGGGGGGAAGAACGCGTCGCTCGGCGAGATGATCTCCCATCTCTCGGCCGCCGGCGTGGACGTGCCCGGCGGCTTCGCGATCACCGCCCGGGCGTATCGCGACTTCCTCTCGGGCGAACTCGGAGAACGCATCCACGCTTCGCTTGATGCGCTGGATGTCGAGGACCTGGGGGCGCTCGCCCGGGCGGGCCGCCAGATCCGGGGCTGGGTCGCCGATACGCCGCTTCCGCCGGAACTCGCCGCCCGGATCGGCACCGCCTACCGCGAACTCGGGGCCGGCGGAGACGGATCGGCCGGCAGCGCATCCGACGACGACATTTCCGTCGCGGTGCGCTCCTCGGCCACGGCCGAGGACCTCCCCGAGGCGTCCTTCGCCGGGCAGCAGGACACACTGCTCAACGTCCGCGGAGTGGACGCGGTGCTGCGGGCCGTCCACCACGTCTACGGCTCGCTGTTCAGCGACCGGGCGATCGCCTACCGGGTGCACCAGGGGTTCGCGCACCGCGACGTGGCGCTCTCCGTCGGCGTGCAGCGCATGGCCCGCGCGGACAGGGGCTCGAGCGGCGTGATGTTCACGCTGGATACCGAGTCCGGTTTCCGGGACGTCGTGTTCATCACGAGCGCGTACGGTCTCGGCGAAACGGTCGTGCAGGGGGGCGTGAACCCCGACGAGTTCTACGTCTACAAGCCCGCCCTGCGCGCCGGCCGCCATGCGATCCTCCGCCGGAACCTCGGAGGCAAGGCGATCAAGCTCGTCTACGCCGGATCGGGAGCGCCGGCCGGGGACGAGGCCGCGTCCGTCCGGACGGTCGATGTGCCGGAGGAGGATCGGCTCCGCTTCTCGCTGACGGACGACGAGGTGCACGAACTCGCCCGCCAGGCACTCCTCATCGAGGACCACTACGGCCGCCCCATGGACATCGAGTGGGCGCGGGACGGCCTCGACGGCGCGTTGCGCATCCTGCAGGCGCGTCCGGAGACCGTGCAGAGCCGCGCGGGGGGCGTGATCTCCCGCTTCACGCTCAAGGAGCGGGGCCGCGTGCTCACCGAGGGGCGCAGCATCGGCGGCCGGATCGGCGGCGGCCCGGCGCGCGTCATCGAGTCGGCCTCCGAGATCGCGCGCTTCCGGCGCGGCGACGTGCTCGTGACGGACATGACGGACCCGGACTGGGAACCGATGATGAAGCAGTCCGCCGCCATCGTCACGAACCGCGGCGGCCGCACCTGCCACGCGGCGATCATCGCGCGGGAACTCGGCATCCCCGCGGTCGTCGGCTGCGGCGACGCGACGGCGCAACTCGCGGAGGCCGGCGACGTGACGGTGTCCTGCGCCGAAGGCGACGCGGGCTACGTCTACGAGGGGCTGCTCGACTTCGAGGAGGGCGAGATCCGGCTCGGCGCCATGCCGGAGATCCCGCTCAAGATCATGCTCAACGTGGGGAACCCGGACCGCGCGTTCGATTTCGCCTCCATCCCGAACCGGGGCGTGGGTCTCGCCCGGCTCGAGTTCATCATCAACCGCATGATCGGCGTACATCCGCAGGCCCTGCTCGACTTCGATAGCCTGCCGGACGACCTTCAGGACGAGATCCGGTTCCAGCACGCCGGCTACGCGGATCCGGTCGAGTTCTACGTCGAGAAGCTGACCGAGGGGATCGCCACCATCGCCGCGGCCTTCGCCCCGGAGCCCGTCATCGTGCGCCTGTCCGACTTCAAGTCGAACGAATACGCGGATCTCATCGGCGGCCGCCGCTACGAGCCGCGCGAGGAGAACCCGATGCTCGGCTTCCGCGGCGCGTCCCGCTACGTGTCGGAGAGCTTTCGTCCCGCCTTCGAACTCGAATGCCGAGCGCTGCGGCGGGTTCGCCGGAGGATCGGGCTCGACAACGTGTGGGTGATGGTCCCCTTCGTCCGGACGGTGGCCGAGGCGCGGGCCGTCGTCGACCTCCTGGCGGAGAACGGCCTCGCCCGCGGGGAGGACGGGCTGCAGCTCATCATGATGTGCGAGCTTCCCTCGAACGCCCTGCTCGCGGACGAGTTCCTCGAACACTTCGACGGCATGTCGATCGGGTCGAACGACATGACGCAGCTCACCCTCGGCCTCGACCGCGACTCCGGGCTCATCGCCGACATCTTCGACGAGCGCGACGCCGCGGTGAAGGCGACGCTGTCGATGGCGATCCGCGCCTGCGCGAAGGCGGGCAAGTACATCGGGATCTGCGGGCAGGGACCGTCCGACCACCCCGATCTCGCGCGCTGGCTCGTGGAGGAGGGGATCGAGAGCATGTCCCTCAACCCGGACACGGCCGTCGAGACGTGGATGTTCCTCGCGGGGGAGGAAGTCTGA
- a CDS encoding APC family permease produces the protein MKPANGDAAGTAAPGSGGTGLARQLGLWGLAATGICSMLGAGINVVPVMIQRNVPGIAENVLPAFAFGALPAVLAGLAYAILASAMPRAGGSYVFASRALGPYWGFVASFSQWFGLSIVIGVVSYLVVPFLRDIAGALGMEGVAGALDTGPVRVGLALAMLWTFAWVNLRGLRAYERTVVPLMVVMFALGAIVIVAGFSFDQGDFAAALLAREGVEVPAAAPPPLDPARFLAASGLLFASFVGFDAIAQAGGEARNPNRALPLAIGLAVFIVGAYYLLFTAAVYHTVPWEFVWARAQEQDLTAPGLLGYVLPPWWTVLIVAGAAIALINDLPAMILSVSRLVFAWAEDGIFPSGLARVHPTHRTPHAAIVLSTALASVAIVGSEFAGDFFLGVDIMVTSMLVNFLLMCVSVLILPRRNPGIAANFRVLRGPVARTCVCVAGIVLLATFLVTHLRKDLTADVAAWYFHSTPLWIGVMALGSLIYIRKMRTLRASGTDVDRLFRELPPE, from the coding sequence CTGAAGCCGGCGAACGGAGACGCAGCGGGCACGGCGGCCCCGGGGTCCGGCGGAACGGGGCTCGCGCGCCAACTCGGACTGTGGGGTCTGGCGGCGACAGGCATCTGCTCGATGCTGGGGGCGGGGATCAACGTGGTCCCCGTCATGATCCAGCGGAACGTGCCCGGGATCGCGGAGAACGTGCTCCCGGCGTTCGCCTTCGGCGCCCTGCCGGCCGTCCTCGCGGGGCTCGCCTACGCGATCCTCGCCTCCGCCATGCCGCGCGCCGGCGGCAGCTACGTCTTCGCGAGCCGGGCGCTCGGTCCGTACTGGGGCTTCGTGGCGAGTTTCTCGCAGTGGTTCGGCCTCTCCATCGTCATCGGGGTCGTCTCCTACCTCGTCGTCCCGTTCCTGAGAGACATCGCCGGCGCCCTCGGCATGGAGGGCGTGGCCGGCGCGCTCGACACGGGTCCGGTCCGGGTGGGGCTGGCGCTCGCGATGCTGTGGACGTTCGCGTGGGTTAACCTGCGCGGGCTCAGGGCCTACGAACGGACCGTGGTGCCGCTCATGGTCGTCATGTTCGCGCTCGGCGCGATCGTCATCGTGGCCGGATTCTCGTTCGACCAGGGCGACTTCGCGGCGGCGCTGCTCGCGCGGGAAGGCGTGGAGGTGCCCGCGGCCGCGCCGCCACCGCTCGACCCCGCCCGCTTCCTCGCCGCTTCCGGCCTCCTCTTCGCCAGCTTCGTCGGCTTCGACGCGATCGCGCAGGCGGGCGGCGAGGCGCGGAATCCGAACCGCGCGCTCCCCCTCGCGATCGGCCTCGCGGTCTTCATCGTGGGCGCCTACTACCTGCTGTTCACCGCCGCCGTTTATCACACGGTCCCGTGGGAGTTCGTGTGGGCGCGCGCGCAGGAACAGGACCTCACCGCCCCCGGACTCCTTGGCTACGTGCTCCCGCCGTGGTGGACGGTGCTCATCGTGGCGGGCGCCGCGATCGCCCTCATCAACGACCTGCCGGCGATGATCCTCTCCGTGTCGCGCCTCGTCTTCGCGTGGGCCGAGGACGGGATCTTCCCGTCGGGCCTCGCCCGGGTACACCCGACGCACCGCACGCCGCACGCCGCGATCGTCCTCTCGACCGCGCTGGCCTCCGTCGCGATCGTCGGCAGCGAATTCGCGGGTGACTTCTTCCTCGGCGTCGACATCATGGTCACGTCGATGCTCGTCAACTTCCTCCTCATGTGCGTCTCCGTGCTCATCCTCCCGCGGCGGAACCCCGGGATCGCCGCGAACTTCCGCGTGCTCCGCGGCCCGGTGGCGCGAACGTGCGTGTGCGTGGCGGGGATCGTGCTCCTGGCGACGTTCCTCGTGACCCACCTGCGGAAGGACCTCACGGCCGACGTCGCGGCGTGGTATTTCCACTCCACGCCGCTCTGGATCGGCGTCATGGCGCTGGGATCGCTCATCTACATCCGCAAGATGCGAACGCTGCGGGCCTCCGGGACGGACGTCGACCGCCTCTTCCGCGAGCTGCCTCCTGAGTAG
- a CDS encoding kinase/pyrophosphorylase — translation MTQRTVFFVSDHSGVTAETLGHSLIAQFDALDFTKITVPFVSTVDKAKRAARNINTTARVQGSPPIVFSTLVKEDVRDTVREIVEETDALFLDFFDSFLGPLEKELGHKSQHAMGVSHGIQNYREYDRRIEAMNFALSHDDGSNPQGYDRADLVLVGVSRSGKTPTCLYLALQYGVFAANYPLTGSDLEERRIPPPLLDHRDKIYGLTIEPQRLGELRSARGIGRRYASPRQVSFEIRQAQSLFERLDIPFIDATRCSIEELASRILDATRLERRTTS, via the coding sequence ATGACCCAGCGAACGGTGTTCTTCGTCTCCGACCACTCGGGCGTCACGGCCGAGACCCTCGGCCACAGCCTGATCGCGCAGTTTGACGCCCTCGACTTCACGAAAATCACCGTACCATTCGTCTCCACCGTCGACAAGGCGAAACGCGCCGCCCGGAACATCAACACGACGGCCCGCGTGCAGGGGTCGCCGCCGATCGTCTTCAGCACCCTCGTCAAGGAGGACGTGCGCGACACGGTGCGGGAGATCGTGGAGGAGACCGACGCCCTCTTCCTGGACTTCTTCGACTCCTTTCTCGGCCCGCTCGAGAAGGAACTCGGCCACAAGTCGCAGCACGCCATGGGCGTATCCCACGGCATCCAGAACTACCGGGAATACGACCGCCGCATCGAGGCGATGAACTTCGCGCTGTCTCACGACGACGGCTCGAACCCGCAGGGATACGACCGGGCCGACCTCGTGCTGGTCGGCGTGTCGAGATCGGGCAAGACCCCGACCTGCCTGTACCTCGCGCTCCAGTACGGCGTGTTCGCCGCCAACTACCCTCTCACGGGCAGCGATCTGGAGGAGCGGCGGATTCCACCCCCTCTCCTCGACCACCGCGACAAGATCTACGGGCTCACGATCGAGCCCCAGCGCCTCGGGGAGTTGCGGAGCGCGCGCGGCATCGGCCGGCGCTACGCCTCGCCCCGCCAGGTGAGCTTCGAGATCCGCCAGGCGCAGTCGCTGTTCGAGCGCCTCGACATCCCCTTCATCGACGCGACCCGCTGCTCGATCGAGGAACTGGCCAGCCGGATCCTCGACGCAACCCGCCTCGAGCGGCGCACGACATCATGA
- a CDS encoding aldo/keto reductase has translation MLTGLWQVADLEREGPIEVEGAAAAMDAYAAAGFTTFDMADHYGSAEEIAGACASRAPHRDGDMQLLTKWTPAPGPHTPATVREAMERSLQRLRADAIDLLQFHAWHYADPSWLDCLFALQELKDEGLIRHLGLTNFDAVHLDMVCHTGIDVVSNQVSYSLLDGRAAGAMTEVCLRHGVQLLAYGTLAGGLLTGRWFDVEDPGPEGVKTWSEMKYRRFVEAAGGWGRLQVLLAAVRAVAMKHGVSMANVAARAILDRPAVAGVIIGARLGRREHIADNLRLSSLQLDAADRKTLAMASGSLDPLPGDCGDEYRRPPYLTAAGDLSDHLDELPPPYPVRTGTGGRTRVDSGTVWEDLAGYSRAVRTGDRIAVSGTTATHGDRLVGGDDPTSQTHFVIDKIEGAIEALGGRLEDVVRTRVFVPELADWEPVARAHGQRFGGIRPANTLVQAGLIGSGYRVEIEAEARVGREP, from the coding sequence GTGCTGACCGGACTGTGGCAGGTGGCCGACCTGGAACGCGAGGGCCCCATCGAGGTCGAGGGCGCCGCGGCCGCCATGGACGCCTACGCCGCGGCCGGCTTCACGACGTTCGACATGGCGGACCACTACGGTTCGGCCGAGGAGATCGCCGGCGCGTGCGCGTCCAGGGCCCCGCATCGCGACGGAGACATGCAACTCCTCACCAAGTGGACGCCCGCGCCCGGTCCGCACACGCCGGCGACCGTGCGCGAAGCCATGGAGCGGTCGCTGCAGCGCCTGCGGGCGGACGCGATCGACCTCCTCCAGTTCCACGCCTGGCACTACGCGGATCCGAGCTGGCTGGACTGCCTGTTCGCCCTCCAGGAGTTAAAGGACGAAGGCCTGATCCGGCACCTCGGCCTCACGAACTTCGACGCCGTCCACCTCGACATGGTGTGCCACACCGGCATCGACGTGGTCTCGAACCAGGTCTCGTACTCTCTCCTCGACGGGCGCGCCGCCGGCGCGATGACGGAGGTCTGTCTCCGGCACGGGGTCCAGCTCCTCGCCTACGGAACGCTGGCGGGCGGCCTCCTGACCGGGCGCTGGTTCGACGTGGAGGACCCGGGGCCGGAGGGCGTGAAGACGTGGTCCGAGATGAAGTACCGCCGCTTCGTCGAGGCGGCGGGCGGCTGGGGCCGCCTTCAGGTGCTGCTCGCGGCGGTCCGGGCGGTGGCGATGAAGCATGGCGTGTCGATGGCGAACGTCGCGGCGCGCGCCATCCTCGACCGGCCCGCCGTGGCGGGGGTGATCATCGGCGCGCGGCTGGGGCGCCGCGAGCACATCGCCGACAACCTGCGCCTCTCGTCGCTGCAGCTCGACGCGGCGGACCGGAAAACGCTGGCGATGGCGAGCGGGTCGCTGGACCCCCTTCCGGGAGACTGCGGAGATGAGTACCGGCGGCCCCCCTACCTGACGGCTGCGGGCGACCTCAGCGATCACCTGGACGAACTTCCGCCGCCGTATCCCGTCCGGACCGGGACCGGCGGCCGGACGCGCGTGGACTCCGGCACGGTGTGGGAGGACCTCGCGGGCTACAGTCGGGCGGTGCGGACGGGCGACCGCATCGCGGTCTCCGGGACGACGGCCACGCACGGGGACCGCCTGGTCGGCGGGGACGACCCCACCTCGCAGACGCACTTTGTCATCGACAAGATCGAAGGGGCGATCGAAGCCCTGGGCGGACGCCTCGAGGACGTGGTTCGGACCCGGGTCTTCGTGCCGGAACTGGCGGACTGGGAGCCGGTGGCCCGCGCGCACGGCCAGCGATTCGGCGGCATCCGGCCCGCCAACACGCTGGTTCAGGCGGGTCTCATCGGGTCAGGATACCGGGTCGAGATCGAAGCCGAGGCCCGCGTGGGGAGGGAGCCGTGA